Proteins found in one Nitratiruptor sp. SB155-2 genomic segment:
- a CDS encoding divergent polysaccharide deacetylase family protein — protein MAKKRSTKKRKKKSSKEFLYTILIALLLFGVAGTGFFLYTLGYEQGYEQAKEKYTKRVEQTKIKTLQKKRPKRKTVRNVAKKHQAVLSEIEDYKRNSERMKEPSILQQKHEKAIDTDKPKLAIIIDDVAYGYQAKTIKNLGIPINPSFFPPSPRHPKTPQYAAMFSHYMIHLPMEANHYLHEEPDTLRITSSLQTIERVIAKIRKEFPKAKVINNHTGSRFTADYEAMKRLYKVLDKYHFVFLDSRTTAQTVVPKLDKELGRPYLARNVFLDNEQNVAYIKNQLRQAVALAKKRGVAIAIGHPHPATLKALRKSKDILNQVQLIYVDSLLK, from the coding sequence ATGGCTAAAAAACGCTCCACAAAAAAGAGGAAAAAAAAGAGTTCAAAAGAGTTTCTTTATACCATTCTCATAGCACTTCTTCTTTTTGGCGTTGCTGGAACGGGTTTTTTCCTCTATACACTCGGATACGAACAAGGCTACGAACAGGCTAAAGAGAAGTATACAAAAAGAGTTGAACAGACCAAAATAAAAACTCTTCAAAAAAAGAGACCAAAGAGAAAAACTGTTCGTAACGTTGCAAAAAAACATCAGGCGGTACTTTCAGAAATAGAAGATTACAAAAGAAACAGTGAACGGATGAAAGAGCCTTCCATTTTGCAGCAAAAACATGAAAAAGCCATAGATACAGATAAACCAAAACTTGCCATTATTATCGACGATGTTGCTTATGGATACCAGGCAAAAACGATCAAAAATCTTGGGATTCCTATCAATCCTTCCTTCTTTCCTCCATCTCCAAGACACCCAAAAACGCCTCAATATGCGGCGATGTTTTCCCATTACATGATCCATCTACCGATGGAAGCAAACCACTATTTGCATGAAGAACCAGATACGTTGCGAATCACATCTTCTCTTCAAACAATCGAGAGAGTTATCGCAAAAATACGAAAAGAGTTTCCAAAAGCGAAAGTGATCAACAACCATACGGGAAGCCGCTTTACGGCGGATTATGAAGCGATGAAACGATTATATAAGGTACTGGATAAGTACCATTTCGTCTTTTTGGACAGTAGAACGACGGCGCAGACCGTCGTACCAAAACTGGATAAAGAGCTTGGACGACCCTATCTTGCAAGAAACGTATTTTTGGATAATGAGCAAAATGTGGCTTACATCAAAAATCAGCTGCGTCAAGCCGTTGCACTTGCAAAAAAACGAGGGGTTGCCATTGCGATAGGCCATCCCCATCCCGCAACACTCAAAGCCCTTCGGAAGTCTAAAGATATTTTAAATCAAGTTCAACTAATATATGTAGATAGTCTTCTCAAATAA
- a CDS encoding SLC13 family permease has protein sequence MRHILISIVLGTILFFLSSTLFTLKQSFLVGIVATLVYLWSSEALPLGVVSLLPLILFPLFGILDMKSTAPNYSKSIIFLFIGGFLLAIGMQKTFLHQIIANRLLRFFPKSARGVIYALAVTSATLSAFLSNTTVTIMLVPIALFLTEDPALKVRYLLATAYGASIGGIFTPIGTPPNLILLGFLEDWNIQEPTFLEWMGLTIPVVIGMLLIVPWFLSLRVKDRDISCALEPIGELTREQKKLLLILGTLVGLLLVNAVFRPLVGWSMNEKILLLGFGLMLFLPGVDILQWSDTKEMPYEIVFLFGAGFAIAKAFIQTGLAESIAKEFSVFSGFSLPLLLFIIALFVSFATEITSNTALTSIILPILYEFSMQHHFPTPIILFTATIAASYAFMLPIATPPNAIVMSSRVIKIKEMAKIGFWVNLLGVILVTVVATTVWRVYFG, from the coding sequence GTGCGGCATATATTGATTTCTATAGTGCTTGGAACAATCCTTTTTTTCCTTTCTTCGACACTTTTTACCTTGAAGCAATCTTTTTTGGTGGGCATCGTTGCAACCCTCGTTTATCTTTGGAGTAGCGAAGCGTTGCCACTTGGTGTTGTATCGCTGCTACCACTGATTCTTTTTCCCCTGTTTGGCATTTTGGATATGAAGAGTACTGCTCCAAACTATTCAAAATCGATAATCTTTCTTTTCATAGGAGGATTTTTACTGGCTATCGGAATGCAAAAAACCTTCCTGCACCAAATCATAGCCAATAGACTATTACGTTTCTTTCCAAAAAGTGCTCGGGGAGTCATCTATGCCTTGGCGGTTACTTCCGCTACACTCAGTGCTTTTTTGTCCAATACCACAGTAACGATCATGCTTGTCCCAATCGCTCTTTTTTTGACTGAAGACCCTGCACTGAAAGTCCGATATCTTTTGGCGACTGCTTATGGAGCGAGTATCGGAGGCATATTTACTCCTATAGGGACGCCTCCAAACCTTATTCTTCTTGGTTTTTTGGAGGATTGGAATATCCAAGAGCCTACCTTTTTGGAGTGGATGGGATTGACGATACCTGTCGTTATTGGCATGTTATTGATTGTTCCTTGGTTTCTCTCATTACGTGTTAAAGATAGAGATATTTCATGTGCGCTTGAGCCGATAGGAGAATTGACGAGAGAGCAAAAAAAACTTCTTTTGATTTTAGGTACGCTCGTTGGATTGTTGCTGGTAAATGCTGTTTTTAGACCTCTTGTTGGATGGAGCATGAATGAGAAAATACTTTTATTGGGTTTTGGATTGATGCTCTTTCTCCCCGGGGTCGATATCTTACAATGGAGTGATACCAAAGAGATGCCCTATGAGATCGTTTTTTTATTTGGAGCCGGTTTTGCGATCGCAAAAGCTTTCATTCAGACAGGACTTGCTGAATCAATCGCGAAGGAGTTCTCTGTTTTTTCCGGGTTTTCTTTACCGCTTTTACTTTTTATCATTGCTCTTTTCGTCTCCTTCGCTACAGAAATTACAAGCAACACGGCGCTCACTTCCATTATTTTGCCAATACTGTATGAATTTAGTATGCAACATCATTTTCCGACCCCTATCATCCTTTTCACAGCGACTATTGCGGCAAGTTACGCGTTTATGTTGCCTATTGCAACCCCGCCTAATGCGATAGTGATGAGTTCTCGCGTCATCAAGATAAAAGAGATGGCGAAAATAGGTTTTTGGGTCAATCTGCTTGGTGTCATCCTCGTCACTGTCGTGGCCACTACGGTTTGGAGAGTCTATTTTGGTTGA